The Pseudanabaena yagii GIHE-NHR1 genome segment GCCGCCGCCGCCGCCGCCGATGCAGCAGATCCAACTAAAGCACCTACTACACCACAAAATCCGGGTTTTGTATTTTCCCGTACTAACTTTTTGGCTTATGCAGTAAGTGCTCAAGGATTTGGTAACAAATTCCCCTTTGGCATGTTTGCGCCACTACCTGCAAGTAATACTCAGATGGCTTGTCCAGTTATTACAAGTTGGGGCACATCTGCTCAGCTTTGTTTTATTAGGGATATTGTTCGCGTTATCAAATGGATAGTTTGGACTAACTTTGCAATTTACTGCTTTGTAAACTTATGAGCTTTTTAGCAGATTGGTGGTTTGCCACCTTCGCCATAATCTTCTTTTTGATATTGGCTTGCATCATCGATCCAAATGGTGCAGTTAACACCTTCATGATCATGTTGATTGATCTTGTTAAAGGAGTATTTCCAGACACACCGCAAGGAATGACCATAGCTTCTTGGGTTACATCATTTCAGCAATCATACCCAATGATAGGTGGTGAGGTATTGGTAGAGGTTATCAACGGCGTTTTAGGCATGATTTCATTATTGATGATTTTCAAAATTTGGAAACTTTTACCCTTTGTATAGATGGTGAATAAAATTATGCGTTTTTTATCTATTCGTTTGATATTTCCTCTTTTTGTTTATCGCATTTATTTTGTTTCTCGCAATATTTTTCTTTATTTTTGGACTTTCCCTCAATATGCTCGGGAATATTTCAAGCCTTATGTACCGATGTCTCCATCTGATTGTCTTTGTGGTAATTTTGAACACTGCTCTAATAAGGTATTTCCTAGCTGGTGTATTGATGAAAAATGTAGATGGTATAACGATTAATTAAGAAATTAATGGCTAAAGAACTACAAGTACCAAACCTTACAGCAATCATTGGTGAATTTGGTTCAGGTAAATCCTTATACTCCTTAGAACTTGGTCTATATCTTGCCAACAAATACCATAAGCGAATAGCTACAAATATGCTTCTTAACTATGAAGCACTTATCGTTTATTGTCGTTCTCAAGGTTTGAACTGGTTATTAGAACATAGACCATTTTATTACTATGGCAACCTTGAACCCTCATCTTTACTAGACTTCCGTAACTCAGTAGTAATCTGTGATGAAGCTGGCAGCCTATTTCATGCCAGATTTTGGAAAAGCACTACAAAAGACTTTCTTTTAAAGTTATCTCAGCTAAGGAAACTAAACATACATTTGATACTTACATATCAATATGTAGAGCAAATTGACAAAACCTTTAGAGAACAAACTCAACACTTTGTATTTTGCTTTGCTGAGACAAAATACAGCAAAAAGTTAAACCTTCCTCAATTGTTATTTAGGTCTAGATACCACTTTAATCGAAGAAGATTCGAGCAATATGAAACTGATCTACCTTTTAGACATCATCCTATTAAGCCTAAGCTTGCAGCACTTAACTACGGCATTGACCTTCCCCCTCTCGCTTGGTTACTGGCAGAACTTCGTAAGCTTATTTTTCTTTTTTTTCTTATCCCTCGTAACTGGGATATCCCTAAAGTACGGGATTATCTACTAGTAAACAGTGATAGATTTACCCTGTTATTTGCCTGTTTTGATAGTTCAAAAGCCATTGCTGTACCTACTTCAAATGTTACTCACCTTTTTGTACCCCTCTCACCTTCCCGATCTGTCCAGAGTCCCCCCACTGTTGCCAAATTTATATCTGTGCGAAAGGTAAATAACTGATGTACTCCTCTAAAATTGTTCCCGTTGCCTTGTTGTCCATATCCCTTGTATCCTGCGCCCCTCATCTTCCGCAACCACTTCCAACAGTTCCCCCTCAGTTTTTGCCCATATCATCATCAGTAACTATTTCCGATCATAAAATTGACTTAGAAGTAGCATCTACTGAAGAGCAGCTATCAAAAGGTTTAATGTCTAGAGAAGCCTTACCAGATAACCGAGGTATGCTTTTTGTCTTTAATCCACCTAGACCAGTAACTTTCTGGATGAAAAATACTATCGCTCCCCTTGACATTATTTTTCTCAACCAAGGCAAAGTACTTTTTATAGCCAATGATGTTCAGCCTTGTAAATTGCCTACATGCCCTGTTTATCCTAGTCAGCCTATATTTGTAGATAAAGTACTAGAGATTAGAGCAGGACTAGCAAATAAGCTAGGTTTACAGACAGGTAATTCTTTATCCCTTTAATTTTTAACTACACACAAATAAGCGGCGCTTCAGCGCCGCTTCTTCTTAGTTAAAAATCAAACTAAAAAAACTCGTTTTTTGTGATCACAAAAAACGAGTTTTTTAGTCTTTATCTATATATCGTTTTTAAACTGTCTGGGGATTCTTCCCACTTAAAAACAAAACTCTTAACTTAACCGTGAAATGATGCCCTAAAATTCTGCTAGGATGATTTATATGAAAATTTTAGGAATCGATCCTGGTCTAGCAATTGTCGGATTTGGCTTGATTGAAGTCGAAAAACCTGCTTCACCAAAATTATTAGAATTTGGCACGATCGTTACGCCGAAGCAGACACCAATAGGCGATCGCTTAAAGACTATTTATGAAGATATGCATACGCTGCTCGAGCAATTTCAGCCGCAAGTGGTGGGAATGGAAAAGCTCTTTTTCTATCGGATGGGAAACTTGGTAAATGTTGCTCAAGCGCGAGGAGTAATCGTTTTAGTTCTCAATCAACACAATATTGAACCTGTCGAATTTTCACCACCGCAAATCAAACAAGCTCTGACAGGGCATGGTAATGCGGATAAGAGTGATGTGCAGGAAGCAGTTAAGCGAGAACTCGGTTTAGAAAATATTCCTCGACCTGATGA includes the following:
- a CDS encoding ATP-binding protein; amino-acid sequence: MAKELQVPNLTAIIGEFGSGKSLYSLELGLYLANKYHKRIATNMLLNYEALIVYCRSQGLNWLLEHRPFYYYGNLEPSSLLDFRNSVVICDEAGSLFHARFWKSTTKDFLLKLSQLRKLNIHLILTYQYVEQIDKTFREQTQHFVFCFAETKYSKKLNLPQLLFRSRYHFNRRRFEQYETDLPFRHHPIKPKLAALNYGIDLPPLAWLLAELRKLIFLFFLIPRNWDIPKVRDYLLVNSDRFTLLFACFDSSKAIAVPTSNVTHLFVPLSPSRSVQSPPTVAKFISVRKVNN
- a CDS encoding DUF192 domain-containing protein; this encodes MYSSKIVPVALLSISLVSCAPHLPQPLPTVPPQFLPISSSVTISDHKIDLEVASTEEQLSKGLMSREALPDNRGMLFVFNPPRPVTFWMKNTIAPLDIIFLNQGKVLFIANDVQPCKLPTCPVYPSQPIFVDKVLEIRAGLANKLGLQTGNSLSL
- the ruvC gene encoding crossover junction endodeoxyribonuclease RuvC, with product MKILGIDPGLAIVGFGLIEVEKPASPKLLEFGTIVTPKQTPIGDRLKTIYEDMHTLLEQFQPQVVGMEKLFFYRMGNLVNVAQARGVIVLVLNQHNIEPVEFSPPQIKQALTGHGNADKSDVQEAVKRELGLENIPRPDDAADAIAAALTCWLIA